One window from the genome of Vibrio vulnificus NBRC 15645 = ATCC 27562 encodes:
- the dinG gene encoding ATP-dependent DNA helicase DinG has product MLTSKIQSSIRTSYQNLQNQLENFIPRRAQNYLVAEMAKTLCGSYHKKNRILVAEAGTGIGKSLSYLMAAIPVAVLNNRKVVISTATVALQEQLLNKDLPLYRRISDLNFSFVLAKGRQRYCCAEKLASASGIDGGQLAMFETKPKKKDIELLTTMYQSLAKGKWDGDRDSWPKPIDDSLWQLIVSDKHSCNNNLPIHRHCPFQKARSELDKHDVIIANHSLVMADADLGGGVILSEPENTIYVFDEAHHLPHVARDHASAASSLKGAAAWLERLNQNSSKFAALADEKRVSRFRNELQESVQVVIPSLLQLAKQFDPASFEEGTYRFEHGQLPSWLEEQAKELKIFSQKAHQAVAKIADLVAERVKDGELSAKTAEPALAELGFYIQRTENLSQVWRLMAEPTREKGAPLARWLEKHPDREGDVIVSVSPLEVGWQLDQQIWSRCVGALLVSATMRALNSFQYFCHQAGIDMREESGVQFLALASPFDYQNQAELHLPALKYEPQAPQFTEYLIEILPKYLKDKQANLVLFSSYWQMNQVAEGLATELVKRGWALQKQGETSRTEILKKHKELVEKGKTSILFGTGSFSEGLDLPGELLENLVITKIPFAVPTSPVEQAHSEYIESRGGNPFMQITVPEASKKMIQSVGRLLRKERDSGTVTILDKRLISKRYGKAILDSLPPFKRIIEK; this is encoded by the coding sequence ATGCTAACCAGTAAAATTCAAAGTTCTATTCGCACCAGCTATCAAAACCTGCAAAACCAGCTTGAAAACTTTATTCCTCGCCGAGCGCAAAACTATCTCGTTGCGGAGATGGCAAAAACACTTTGCGGTTCCTATCACAAAAAAAATCGCATTCTTGTTGCAGAAGCAGGGACGGGAATCGGGAAATCACTTTCCTACCTTATGGCCGCAATTCCAGTGGCAGTACTTAACAACCGTAAAGTGGTGATTTCAACTGCAACAGTTGCTCTACAAGAGCAATTGCTGAATAAAGACCTGCCTTTGTACAGAAGAATTTCAGACTTAAACTTTTCTTTTGTTTTAGCGAAAGGCAGACAACGCTATTGCTGTGCCGAAAAACTCGCTAGCGCCAGTGGCATCGACGGTGGACAGCTAGCGATGTTTGAAACAAAACCCAAAAAGAAAGACATTGAGCTGTTAACCACGATGTATCAAAGCTTAGCCAAGGGGAAATGGGATGGTGATAGAGACAGTTGGCCTAAGCCTATTGACGACAGCCTCTGGCAATTGATTGTCAGCGACAAACATAGCTGCAATAACAATTTACCTATCCATCGCCACTGCCCTTTTCAAAAAGCACGCTCAGAGCTCGACAAGCACGATGTCATTATTGCCAATCACAGTTTGGTCATGGCTGATGCAGACTTAGGCGGCGGTGTTATTCTGTCTGAACCAGAAAACACCATTTACGTTTTTGATGAAGCGCATCATCTTCCCCACGTTGCACGAGATCATGCCTCTGCTGCTTCAAGCCTAAAAGGTGCAGCAGCATGGCTCGAACGCTTAAACCAAAACAGCAGCAAGTTTGCAGCCTTGGCGGATGAAAAACGCGTTAGTCGCTTTCGCAATGAACTTCAAGAATCCGTGCAAGTGGTGATTCCTTCTTTACTACAGCTCGCAAAACAGTTCGACCCAGCGAGTTTTGAGGAAGGCACCTATCGATTTGAGCATGGCCAACTCCCTTCTTGGCTAGAAGAGCAGGCAAAAGAGCTCAAAATTTTCAGCCAGAAAGCCCATCAGGCGGTCGCTAAAATTGCCGATCTCGTCGCCGAACGTGTTAAAGATGGTGAACTTTCTGCAAAAACTGCCGAGCCCGCTTTGGCGGAATTGGGTTTCTATATTCAACGAACTGAAAATCTTTCACAAGTGTGGCGGTTGATGGCTGAGCCGACCCGTGAAAAAGGTGCGCCTCTGGCTCGCTGGCTTGAAAAACATCCGGATCGCGAAGGTGACGTTATCGTCAGTGTCTCTCCTTTAGAGGTAGGCTGGCAGCTGGACCAACAAATCTGGAGTCGCTGCGTCGGCGCATTGTTGGTTTCTGCAACCATGAGAGCACTGAACTCATTTCAATATTTCTGTCATCAAGCAGGCATTGATATGCGTGAGGAATCGGGAGTCCAATTTCTTGCTTTGGCCTCACCTTTCGATTATCAAAACCAAGCAGAGTTGCATCTGCCTGCCCTCAAATACGAACCACAAGCACCGCAGTTTACGGAATATCTTATCGAGATTTTGCCTAAGTATTTAAAAGACAAACAGGCAAACTTGGTTTTATTCTCTTCTTATTGGCAAATGAACCAAGTTGCGGAAGGTTTAGCAACAGAATTGGTAAAAAGAGGATGGGCTTTGCAAAAGCAAGGCGAAACATCACGCACTGAAATTCTAAAAAAACATAAAGAACTAGTAGAAAAAGGCAAAACGAGCATTCTTTTTGGTACAGGTAGCTTTTCAGAGGGGCTGGATTTACCCGGAGAGCTTCTGGAAAACTTGGTGATCACAAAAATACCTTTTGCTGTCCCAACCTCACCAGTTGAACAAGCGCATTCAGAATATATTGAGTCTCGTGGAGGTAATCCATTTATGCAGATCACTGTCCCAGAAGCGAGTAAGAAGATGATTCAATCGGTAGGACGATTACTGCGCAAAGAGCGAGATTCTGGTACAGTCACCATCCTCGACAAGAGGTTGATTTCGAAGCGGTATGGCAAAGCGATTCTGGACTCCCTGCCTCCTTTTAAACGAATCATTGAAAAATAG
- a CDS encoding porin produces MKKTLVALAVMAFAGSANAGFELYKKDAVSVTMGGDIEVRYVKDKAKDSEMKQQIHDADVSFDVRYAVNDEVQFGGFWEFQDTGSTNGDAYVAAYAGAHTFKVGRLCSVLDDAGIGSDYVFGLDAFFNGTDQFCGEETMRYDFDSADFYASAAIRQFRNSDKVNPDSRLFDGRIGYRGLKDFDFTAFVGSADIADKGKATHDETLWSLQARYNGVENLGLAAAYYATENDGVDADNIALAATYKLDVVKLAAGVNFADSDAANSDVTSWYVNAGYPLAPSATLYAEVGGNDADNTETAYAVGVKASF; encoded by the coding sequence ATGAAAAAGACTCTAGTAGCTCTAGCAGTTATGGCATTTGCGGGTTCTGCGAATGCAGGTTTTGAACTGTACAAGAAAGACGCAGTATCTGTAACAATGGGCGGCGATATCGAAGTTCGTTACGTTAAAGATAAAGCGAAAGACTCTGAAATGAAGCAACAGATTCACGATGCAGACGTTAGCTTTGACGTTCGTTACGCAGTAAACGACGAAGTACAATTCGGTGGTTTCTGGGAATTCCAAGACACTGGTTCAACTAACGGTGATGCATATGTAGCTGCTTACGCTGGCGCGCACACTTTCAAAGTTGGTCGTCTATGTTCAGTTCTTGATGATGCAGGTATTGGTTCTGACTACGTATTTGGTCTAGATGCTTTCTTTAACGGTACAGATCAATTCTGTGGCGAAGAGACAATGCGTTACGACTTCGATTCTGCTGATTTCTATGCATCTGCAGCAATTCGCCAGTTCCGTAACTCAGACAAAGTAAACCCTGATTCACGCCTATTCGACGGTCGAATTGGTTACCGTGGTTTGAAAGACTTCGATTTCACAGCGTTTGTTGGTTCAGCTGATATCGCTGATAAAGGTAAAGCGACTCACGATGAGACTCTATGGTCACTACAAGCTCGTTACAACGGCGTAGAAAACCTAGGTCTTGCTGCGGCTTACTACGCGACTGAAAACGATGGCGTAGATGCTGATAACATCGCTCTAGCTGCAACTTACAAGCTAGACGTAGTTAAACTAGCTGCGGGTGTTAACTTTGCAGATTCTGACGCAGCAAACAGCGACGTAACAAGCTGGTATGTAAACGCTGGTTACCCTCTAGCACCAAGCGCAACTCTTTACGCTGAAGTTGGTGGTAATGACGCAGATAATACAGAAACTGCTTATGCAGTTGGTGTTAAAGCATCATTCTAA
- a CDS encoding DUF2057 domain-containing protein, whose translation MLRVLGLAGMLMSFNIHAAMISPVSGVKILFANGTEVDEPLEPMKVDAKNVQLVVRYAAELGSGSNQKVFDSAPFVITIDDLGEDIKLYPPKVFSYEQANREFNTSPKWRIEGVSGKEISYSQEKLKGNDGFMPYYGMEALIAKHNEERGIVFGAGVVNPEVVTTDKMAKDTATKNSGALTQLQHWYKQASTEERKAFRKWMVDQE comes from the coding sequence ATGCTCAGAGTACTAGGTTTAGCAGGCATGCTGATGTCGTTCAATATTCACGCTGCGATGATCTCGCCAGTTTCTGGTGTGAAGATTCTATTTGCTAATGGAACGGAAGTGGATGAGCCTTTAGAGCCGATGAAAGTGGATGCAAAAAACGTTCAACTTGTTGTTCGCTATGCGGCAGAGCTTGGTTCAGGTAGCAACCAAAAGGTTTTTGACTCCGCTCCTTTCGTTATAACCATTGACGATCTCGGTGAAGATATTAAGTTGTATCCACCGAAAGTATTTAGTTATGAGCAAGCAAATCGTGAGTTCAACACATCACCTAAATGGCGTATTGAAGGCGTAAGTGGTAAAGAAATTTCCTACAGCCAAGAAAAGCTAAAAGGGAATGATGGATTTATGCCGTACTATGGCATGGAAGCTCTAATCGCCAAGCACAATGAAGAGCGAGGAATCGTATTTGGCGCTGGTGTTGTAAACCCAGAGGTAGTAACAACGGATAAGATGGCTAAAGATACTGCGACTAAAAATTCAGGTGCACTAACACAACTCCAACACTGGTACAAACAAGCATCAACTGAAGAGCGCAAAGCTTTCCGTAAGTGGATGGTCGATCAAGAGTAA
- a CDS encoding pseudouridine synthase, with protein MSFRSSSTSPRSNKQTATKRFKQSGQAQSVGSPKRHGVKRKNNEQSKKSLSLAERKIIIFNKPYDTLSQFTDGEGRKTLADFIPVKGVYAAGRLDRDSEGLMVLTNDGILQAKLTQPKSKSPKTYWVQVEGAPTEEQLEPLRRGVELKDGLTLPAKVEIIQDPQLWERTPPVRFRAAIPTTWLAITIIEGRNRQVRRMTAHIGFPTLRLVRYSMGGMTLQDLQPGEWKEISLPS; from the coding sequence ATGTCATTCCGTTCTAGCAGCACTTCTCCACGCTCGAACAAGCAAACAGCGACCAAGCGATTTAAACAAAGCGGACAAGCTCAATCTGTTGGCTCGCCCAAAAGACATGGTGTAAAACGGAAGAACAATGAACAGAGCAAAAAATCTTTGTCGTTGGCAGAACGTAAAATCATTATCTTCAATAAGCCATATGACACGCTCAGCCAATTTACCGATGGTGAAGGTAGAAAAACGTTAGCAGACTTTATTCCTGTCAAAGGAGTATACGCAGCGGGAAGATTAGATCGTGACAGTGAAGGCCTGATGGTGTTAACCAATGATGGCATACTGCAAGCCAAACTCACTCAGCCAAAATCCAAATCGCCTAAAACCTACTGGGTACAAGTAGAAGGCGCTCCAACCGAGGAACAGCTCGAACCTCTTCGCCGTGGTGTTGAGCTGAAAGATGGGCTGACGTTGCCCGCTAAAGTAGAGATCATCCAAGATCCTCAGCTGTGGGAAAGAACCCCCCCTGTCCGATTTCGTGCTGCAATCCCCACCACTTGGCTAGCCATTACGATTATTGAAGGAAGAAATCGTCAAGTGCGACGCATGACGGCCCATATTGGCTTCCCGACGTTGAGGCTAGTACGTTACTCAATGGGAGGAATGACGTTACAAGATCTTCAACCCGGCGAGTGGAAGGAAATTTCCTTACCAAGTTAG
- a CDS encoding NADP-dependent isocitrate dehydrogenase, whose translation MPTEKPTIIYTITDEAPALATYSLLPIIQSFTASSGINVETRDISLAGRIIANFPEHLKEEQRIGDALAELGELAQTPEANIIKLPNISASVPQLKAAIKELQDKGYDLPNYPEEPSTYEEEAIKATYDKIKGSAVNPVLREGNSDRRAPLSVKNYAKKNPHSMGAWSSDSKSHVSSMTEKDFFGSEKSVTVNGATNVQIEFVAEDGSKKVLKKAFALQDKEIIDSAVLNKNALVAFFEKEIAEAKQQDVLLSLHMKATMMKVSDPVIFGHAVKVYYKDVFAKYGDLFAKLGVDVNNGLGDVYAKIAALPQAQKEEIEAAIAAVYESQPALAMVDSDRGITNLHVPSDVIVDASMPAMLRASGQMWGPDGKQKDTKALIPDRCYAGVYQAVIDFCKEHGAFDPTTMGSVPNVGLMAQKAEEYGSHDKTFILDAAGTVKVVTTDGAVLLEQAVEEGDIFRMCQVKDAPIQDWVKLAVTRARASGAPAVFWLDENRAHDAELIKKVNAYLPNYDTAGLEIKILAPVDACKFSLERIKAGQDTISVTGNVLRDYLTDLYPILELGTSAKMLSIVPLMNGGGLFETGAGGSAPKHVQQVQKENHLRWDSLGEFLALAASLEHLSVVSGNAKAKVLADALDAATGEFLDTNKSPSRKVGELDNRGSHYYLAAYWAKALAEQTADAELAAEFAPIAKALAEQEAVIVAELNGAQGAPGDLGGYYLFDDAKTSALMRPSQSLNQVIEA comes from the coding sequence ATGCCTACAGAAAAACCTACAATTATTTACACCATTACTGATGAAGCACCAGCGCTAGCAACTTACTCATTGCTGCCAATTATTCAATCTTTCACAGCTTCTTCAGGCATTAACGTTGAAACTCGCGACATTTCTCTAGCAGGGCGTATTATCGCCAACTTCCCAGAGCACCTAAAAGAAGAACAACGTATTGGCGACGCGCTTGCAGAACTTGGTGAGCTGGCTCAGACGCCAGAAGCGAACATCATCAAGCTGCCAAATATTTCAGCCTCAGTTCCTCAGTTGAAAGCCGCGATTAAAGAGCTTCAAGACAAGGGCTATGATCTGCCAAACTACCCAGAAGAGCCGAGCACTTATGAAGAAGAAGCTATTAAGGCGACTTACGATAAGATTAAAGGCAGTGCGGTAAACCCTGTACTTCGTGAAGGTAACTCGGATCGTCGAGCGCCACTGTCAGTGAAGAACTATGCAAAGAAAAACCCGCATTCAATGGGGGCTTGGAGCTCAGATTCGAAGTCTCACGTCTCGAGCATGACGGAAAAAGATTTCTTTGGCAGTGAAAAGTCCGTGACAGTAAACGGTGCAACAAATGTGCAAATTGAATTTGTTGCTGAAGATGGTTCTAAGAAAGTCCTAAAGAAAGCATTTGCGCTGCAAGATAAAGAGATCATCGACTCTGCCGTTCTAAACAAAAATGCACTTGTTGCGTTTTTCGAGAAAGAAATTGCAGAAGCTAAGCAACAAGATGTTTTGCTTTCGCTTCATATGAAGGCAACCATGATGAAGGTGTCAGATCCTGTCATTTTTGGTCATGCGGTCAAAGTTTACTATAAAGACGTTTTTGCCAAATACGGCGATCTTTTCGCTAAGTTGGGTGTTGACGTCAACAACGGACTTGGTGATGTATACGCGAAAATTGCAGCCTTGCCACAAGCACAAAAAGAAGAGATTGAAGCTGCAATTGCTGCGGTTTACGAATCTCAACCAGCGTTAGCAATGGTCGATTCTGACCGTGGTATTACCAACTTGCATGTACCGAGTGATGTGATCGTTGATGCATCTATGCCTGCAATGCTGCGCGCATCGGGCCAAATGTGGGGTCCTGATGGCAAGCAGAAAGACACCAAAGCATTGATTCCAGATCGTTGCTATGCAGGCGTCTATCAAGCCGTTATCGATTTCTGTAAAGAGCATGGTGCATTTGATCCGACAACAATGGGCAGTGTACCAAACGTTGGTTTGATGGCACAAAAAGCGGAAGAGTACGGCTCACACGACAAGACCTTTATCCTCGATGCGGCAGGCACTGTTAAAGTCGTTACAACAGACGGCGCTGTACTGCTTGAACAAGCAGTCGAAGAAGGTGATATCTTCCGTATGTGCCAAGTTAAAGACGCTCCAATTCAAGATTGGGTCAAACTGGCTGTCACGCGCGCAAGAGCAAGTGGTGCTCCTGCGGTATTCTGGTTGGACGAAAACCGAGCTCACGACGCCGAGCTTATTAAGAAAGTGAATGCCTACTTACCGAATTATGATACAGCAGGTTTAGAAATTAAGATCTTAGCACCGGTAGATGCGTGTAAGTTCTCACTCGAGCGCATCAAAGCGGGTCAAGACACCATTTCTGTGACTGGTAACGTACTACGTGACTACTTAACCGATTTGTACCCAATTCTAGAATTAGGTACATCGGCAAAAATGCTCTCTATCGTTCCACTGATGAACGGTGGCGGCCTATTTGAAACCGGAGCTGGTGGTTCTGCACCTAAGCACGTACAGCAAGTTCAAAAAGAAAATCATCTTCGTTGGGATTCTCTCGGTGAATTTTTGGCGCTAGCGGCTTCACTGGAACATTTGAGCGTGGTGTCTGGAAACGCTAAAGCAAAAGTATTGGCTGATGCATTAGACGCTGCGACAGGCGAGTTTTTGGATACAAACAAGTCTCCGTCTCGTAAAGTGGGTGAGTTAGACAACCGTGGTAGCCATTACTACTTGGCGGCTTACTGGGCGAAAGCGTTGGCAGAGCAAACCGCAGACGCTGAATTGGCGGCTGAATTTGCTCCAATTGCAAAAGCACTTGCAGAGCAAGAGGCAGTTATTGTCGCTGAGTTAAATGGTGCGCAAGGTGCACCAGGTGATCTTGGCGGTTATTACCTATTTGACGATGCTAAAACCTCGGCTCTGATGCGACCAAGTCAATCCTTAAACCAAGTGATTGAAGCTTAA
- the cspD gene encoding cold shock domain-containing protein CspD — MATGTVKWFNNAKGFGFICSDQEEGDIFAHYSTIQMDGYRTLKAGQQVTYEIEKGPKGCHASSVVPLEVQATK, encoded by the coding sequence ATGGCTACAGGTACAGTAAAGTGGTTCAATAACGCCAAAGGATTTGGTTTTATCTGTTCAGATCAAGAGGAAGGCGACATCTTCGCCCACTACTCAACGATTCAGATGGACGGTTATCGTACACTGAAAGCGGGCCAACAAGTCACGTATGAGATTGAGAAAGGTCCGAAAGGGTGCCACGCTAGCAGCGTCGTTCCACTCGAAGTACAAGCAACGAAGTAA
- the clpS gene encoding ATP-dependent Clp protease adapter ClpS, translated as MSKNFEWITPDSDLLEKEITQIQPPKKYNVVLNNDDYTPMDFVIDVLERFFSHDLDKATQIMLKVHYEGKAICGTYSAEIAETKVAQVTMYSRENEHPLLCTMEQA; from the coding sequence ATGAGTAAAAATTTTGAATGGATCACTCCAGATTCGGATTTACTGGAGAAAGAAATAACCCAGATTCAACCGCCCAAGAAGTACAACGTGGTGCTAAACAACGATGATTACACCCCGATGGATTTCGTGATTGATGTTCTTGAGCGTTTTTTTTCGCATGATTTAGATAAAGCTACGCAGATCATGCTGAAAGTTCACTACGAAGGAAAAGCAATTTGTGGCACGTATAGTGCAGAGATTGCTGAAACGAAAGTAGCGCAGGTAACGATGTATTCAAGGGAAAATGAACATCCGTTGCTGTGTACGATGGAGCAAGCGTAA
- the clpA gene encoding ATP-dependent Clp protease ATP-binding subunit ClpA has translation MLNKELESSLNGAFARARDKRHEFMTVEHLLLALLENNAAKEALLACKADLNALRYELDVFIDQTTPLIPDNDETRETQPTLSFQRVLQRAVFHVQSSGRSEVTGANVLVAIFSEQESHAAYLLKKNDISRLDIVNYISHGITKASGASDDSSSSDSFGSDSSSEESSSEERLESFATNLNQVAKDGHIDPLIGRDKELERTIQVLCRRRKNNPLLVGEAGVGKTAIAEGLAWRIVEGSVPDVIKDSVIYSLDIGSLLAGTKYRGDFEKRFKTILKQLEKEKDAILFIDEIHTIIGAGAASGGQVDAANLIKPLLSGGKLRCIGSTTYQEYSNIFEKERALSRRFQKIDVVEPSLDDTTKILMGLKSKYEAHHDVRYTNKALRAAVELSAKYINERHLPDKAIDVIDEAGARSRLTPASRRKKTVGVADIEAMVAKMARIPEKSVSSSDKDILKSLDDKMKMLVFGQDAAIDVLCEAIKLSRAGLGAENKPVGSFLFAGPTGVGKTEVTVQLSKILGIELLRFDMSEYGERHSVSRLIGAPPGYVGYDQGGLLTDAVIKHPHAVVLLDEIEKAHPDIFNLLLQVMDNGTLTDNNGRKADFRNVILVMTTNAGVAETEKKSIGLIQQDHSHDAMAEIKKVFTPEFRNRLDNIIWFNSLDEAIIHQVVDKFIVELQVQLDARGVSLEVSEDARHWLANKGYDKAMGARPMSRVIQDKLKKPLANELLFGSLIDGGTVKVTLEKDDLKFEYLTTREEAVH, from the coding sequence ATGCTTAATAAAGAATTAGAGTCGAGCCTGAATGGCGCTTTCGCTCGTGCTCGTGACAAACGACATGAGTTCATGACTGTTGAACACCTCCTACTCGCGTTGTTGGAAAACAATGCTGCGAAGGAAGCTCTTTTGGCGTGCAAAGCCGATCTCAATGCTCTGCGATATGAACTGGATGTGTTCATTGATCAGACAACTCCTCTTATTCCAGACAATGATGAAACTCGGGAAACTCAGCCTACGTTGAGCTTTCAGCGAGTGCTTCAACGAGCTGTGTTTCATGTTCAGTCTTCCGGTCGCAGTGAAGTCACTGGTGCAAATGTGCTGGTTGCTATCTTTAGTGAACAAGAATCGCACGCGGCTTATCTATTGAAGAAAAATGATATTTCACGATTGGATATCGTGAATTACATTTCTCACGGTATCACGAAAGCATCTGGCGCGAGTGATGACTCTTCTTCGTCAGACTCCTTCGGCAGCGATTCGAGTAGTGAAGAGAGTAGCTCAGAAGAACGCTTAGAAAGTTTTGCTACCAACCTCAATCAAGTTGCGAAAGATGGCCATATTGACCCTCTAATTGGCCGAGATAAAGAGTTGGAACGTACGATACAAGTACTTTGTCGTCGCCGTAAAAACAACCCACTTCTCGTTGGTGAAGCGGGGGTTGGTAAGACAGCCATTGCAGAAGGATTGGCGTGGAGAATTGTCGAGGGCTCGGTACCAGACGTTATTAAAGACAGCGTCATCTATTCCCTAGATATTGGCTCATTGCTGGCGGGAACCAAATACCGTGGCGATTTCGAGAAGCGTTTTAAGACCATTCTTAAGCAGCTAGAGAAAGAAAAAGACGCCATCTTATTTATTGATGAAATTCACACCATCATTGGTGCTGGTGCGGCTTCTGGTGGCCAGGTTGATGCCGCAAACTTGATTAAACCGTTATTAAGTGGCGGAAAGCTACGCTGTATCGGCTCTACTACCTATCAAGAATACAGCAACATTTTTGAGAAAGAGCGTGCTTTGTCTCGCCGTTTCCAAAAAATCGACGTTGTCGAGCCTTCGTTAGATGACACAACGAAGATTTTGATGGGGTTGAAATCTAAATACGAAGCGCACCATGATGTCCGCTATACCAACAAAGCGCTGAGAGCTGCGGTTGAACTATCTGCGAAGTACATTAATGAACGTCATTTGCCTGACAAGGCGATAGACGTGATTGATGAAGCGGGTGCACGTAGTCGCCTGACGCCAGCGAGTCGTCGTAAGAAAACGGTTGGAGTGGCAGATATTGAAGCCATGGTGGCTAAAATGGCTCGTATCCCAGAAAAATCGGTATCCTCTTCGGATAAAGATATTCTCAAGAGCCTTGATGACAAGATGAAAATGTTGGTGTTTGGGCAAGATGCGGCGATTGACGTACTTTGTGAAGCCATCAAGCTCAGCCGTGCGGGATTAGGCGCAGAAAACAAACCTGTGGGCTCTTTCTTGTTTGCTGGCCCTACTGGTGTTGGTAAAACTGAGGTCACCGTTCAGCTGTCGAAGATACTTGGGATTGAGTTATTACGCTTTGATATGTCCGAGTATGGTGAGAGACATTCAGTGAGCCGTTTGATTGGTGCGCCTCCAGGTTATGTTGGCTACGATCAAGGTGGTTTGCTCACGGATGCGGTGATCAAACATCCTCATGCCGTTGTGCTGCTGGATGAAATTGAAAAAGCGCACCCAGATATCTTCAACCTATTATTGCAGGTGATGGATAACGGCACGCTTACCGATAACAATGGTCGTAAAGCGGATTTCCGTAATGTCATCTTAGTCATGACCACCAATGCTGGTGTCGCAGAGACTGAGAAGAAATCGATTGGTTTGATTCAGCAGGATCATAGCCATGATGCGATGGCGGAAATTAAGAAAGTCTTCACTCCAGAGTTTCGTAATCGTCTCGATAACATCATTTGGTTTAATAGCCTTGATGAAGCGATTATTCATCAGGTGGTGGACAAGTTTATCGTCGAGCTACAAGTGCAGTTGGACGCGCGTGGCGTTTCTTTGGAAGTGTCTGAAGATGCTCGTCACTGGTTGGCAAACAAAGGTTACGATAAAGCCATGGGTGCCCGACCAATGAGCCGAGTTATTCAAGATAAACTGAAAAAACCGTTGGCAAATGAGCTGCTGTTTGGTTCGTTAATCGATGGTGGTACGGTGAAAGTCACGTTAGAGAAAGATGATTTGAAGTTTGAGTATCTGACAACGCGTGAAGAAGCGGTTCATTAA
- the infA gene encoding translation initiation factor IF-1, with protein sequence MAKEDVIEMQGTVLDTLPNTMFRVELENGHVVTAHISGKMRKNYIRILTGDKVTVEMTPYDLSKGRIVFRAR encoded by the coding sequence ATGGCTAAAGAAGACGTAATTGAGATGCAAGGCACTGTTCTTGATACTCTACCAAACACTATGTTCCGCGTTGAGCTTGAAAACGGCCACGTTGTAACTGCGCACATTTCAGGCAAAATGCGTAAAAACTACATCCGTATTCTAACGGGTGACAAAGTAACTGTAGAGATGACTCCATACGACCTATCGAAAGGCCGCATCGTCTTCCGTGCTCGTTAA
- a CDS encoding arginyltransferase produces MSSDIHQIKIGLTDNHPCSYLPERKERVAVALEADMHTADNYEVLLANGFRRSGNTIYKPHCDSCHSCQPIRISVPDIELSRSQKRLLAKARPLSWSMKRNMDENWFDLYSRYIVARHRNGTMYPPKKDDFAHFSRNQWLTTQFLHIYEGQRLIAVAVTDIMEHCASAFYTFFEPEHELSLGTLAVLFQLEYCQEENKQWLYLGYQIDECPAMNYKVRFHRHQKLVNQRWQG; encoded by the coding sequence ATGAGTTCAGATATCCACCAAATTAAAATAGGGCTCACAGACAATCATCCTTGCAGTTATTTGCCCGAGAGAAAAGAACGAGTCGCCGTGGCACTTGAGGCGGATATGCACACAGCTGACAATTATGAAGTTCTGTTGGCCAATGGATTTCGTCGCAGTGGCAATACCATCTACAAGCCTCATTGTGATAGCTGCCACTCATGCCAACCCATTCGCATATCAGTACCCGACATTGAACTTTCACGCAGCCAAAAGCGTTTGCTGGCCAAAGCACGCCCCCTTAGCTGGTCGATGAAGCGAAATATGGATGAAAACTGGTTCGATCTCTATAGTCGATACATTGTTGCTCGACATCGTAACGGAACCATGTACCCCCCGAAAAAAGATGACTTTGCTCATTTTTCTCGTAATCAATGGCTAACCACGCAGTTTCTCCACATCTATGAAGGACAGCGCTTAATCGCTGTCGCAGTGACAGACATCATGGAACATTGCGCCAGTGCTTTTTACACCTTTTTTGAACCAGAACATGAGCTATCTCTGGGGACTCTGGCCGTGTTATTTCAATTGGAATACTGCCAAGAAGAGAATAAACAATGGCTCTATTTGGGTTATCAGATTGACGAGTGCCCAGCGATGAACTATAAAGTTCGCTTTCATCGCCACCAAAAACTAGTAAATCAGCGTTGGCAAGGGTAG